The genome window TCTGCTGAAGAATATTTGCTTGAATCTGAACAAAAAGATGAAGAAGGTAATCACTTAATTGCCAATACGGAAAGCAATGGGCGGTTTCATTCTGATTGGCTGAGTATGATGTATTCACGGCTTAAGCTTGCTAAGAATTTACTGAAAGAGGATGGGGCCATTTTTATTAGTATTGATGATAATGAAGTGCATAATTTGCGTAAAATTTGTGATGAAATTTTTGGGATAACTAATTTTATAGCTGAATTCGTTTGGAAAAGGCGAGTTTCTTCTGCAATGGCTGATAATAATGTGTCATCAGATCAAGACTATGTCATTTGCTACCAAAAAGGACAGTTGGAAGGTTTTACTGGTAACGAGAAAGATTTTAAAAAATATTCAAACCCAGATAATGACCCCCGAGGTCCATGGATTTCGGACAATTTAACTGTTGGAATGACTGCATCAATGCGTCCGAATCAAGCTTACAATTTAGTAGACCCTTCAACTGGAAGCATTTACCCATACAATCCTAATCGAGTTTGGGCTTTTATCCCAAAATCAATGGAGAAAATGATTGCAGAAGGTAGAGTCATTTTTCCAGAAGATATATCCAGAAGGCCAATGCAAAAGCGGTTTAAAAATGAACTTAAAAGTACGCACAATCCGTTTTCAACATTGATGAGTGACAAAGTTGGGCTAAACACAGAAGCGACAAGGCAGATACAGCAAGTTCTGGGAGGTAATATTTTTGACTATTCGAAACCTCTTTCATTATTAACGGTTCTTATTTCTCAAGTTTGTAATGGCGACGATCTTATTCTTGATTTTTTTGCAGGCTCTAGTGTAACTGCTCACGCTGTCATGCAACTAAACGCAGAAGACAAGGGCAACCGCAAATTTATTATGGTCCAGCTCCCCGAAGAGTGTGACGAAAAATCTGAAGCTTTCAAAGCTGGCTACAAAACCATTGCCGAAATTTCCAAAGAACGTATTCGCCGTGCCGGAGCAAAGATAAAAGACGAAAATCCAGACGCAACTGATCTTGATATCGGCTTTCGTGTTTTGAAAGTAGACAGCAGCAATATGGCTGATGTCTACTACTCTCCTGATGCAATGAGGCAAGATTTAATTGCAGCAATGACTGACAATATTAAAGCTGGCCGTAGCGAGGAAGACTTACTTTTTCAGGTGCTTCTTGATTGGGGTGTTGATCTTTCTCTGCCTATTAAAAAAGAAGTTGTTGCCGGGCTTGATGTGTTTTTTGTGGATGAAAATTCTTTAGCAGCATGCTTTGCGAATAATGGCGAAATTACCGAAGATTTTTGCAAGAAGTTGGCGGAATATAAACCTTTACGAATTGTGTTCCGTGATTCTGGCTTTAAAGGTGATAGCGTTA of Maridesulfovibrio ferrireducens contains these proteins:
- a CDS encoding site-specific DNA-methyltransferase, with the translated sequence MDKLKMHTPDLIDDNISKIALQFPNCITESRSKDGSIKKSIDFDLLRQELSDSIVEGPKERYQLNWPGKREALLAANAPIAKTLRPCRDESVNFDTTENLFIEGDNLDALKLLQENYLGKVKMIYIDPPYNTGKDFIYSDNFTESAEEYLLESEQKDEEGNHLIANTESNGRFHSDWLSMMYSRLKLAKNLLKEDGAIFISIDDNEVHNLRKICDEIFGITNFIAEFVWKRRVSSAMADNNVSSDQDYVICYQKGQLEGFTGNEKDFKKYSNPDNDPRGPWISDNLTVGMTASMRPNQAYNLVDPSTGSIYPYNPNRVWAFIPKSMEKMIAEGRVIFPEDISRRPMQKRFKNELKSTHNPFSTLMSDKVGLNTEATRQIQQVLGGNIFDYSKPLSLLTVLISQVCNGDDLILDFFAGSSVTAHAVMQLNAEDKGNRKFIMVQLPEECDEKSEAFKAGYKTIAEISKERIRRAGAKIKDENPDATDLDIGFRVLKVDSSNMADVYYSPDAMRQDLIAAMTDNIKAGRSEEDLLFQVLLDWGVDLSLPIKKEVVAGLDVFFVDENSLAACFANNGEITEDFCKKLAEYKPLRIVFRDSGFKGDSVKINVEQIFKLMSPHTEVKTI